A stretch of Prunus dulcis chromosome 6, ALMONDv2, whole genome shotgun sequence DNA encodes these proteins:
- the LOC117632747 gene encoding putative germin-like protein 9-2, protein MVSRTSSLKFFSLLICSIAIVQIATAGDPDIITDFIAPPNGTVDGNFFTYTGFRVLVGGGPPPTAFTVLKATLAEFPALNGQSVSYAVLQFPSGTTNPPHTHPRSAELLFLVDGTLEVGFVDTKNNLFTQTLQAGDLFVFPKGLAHFQYNADSQNPALAISAFGSANAGTVSIPSTLFTTGIDDNVLAISFKTDVATIQKLKAGLAPKP, encoded by the coding sequence ATGGTCTCAAGGACTTCTAGCCTCAAATTCTTCTCACTACTAATCTGTTCGATTGCCATTGTTCAGATAGCGACCGCTGGAGACCCGGACATTATTACTGACTTCATTGCTCCTCCAAATGGAACAGTAGATGGAAACTTCTTCACATACACTGGCTTTCGTGTTCTtgttggaggaggccctcctCCCACAGCTTTCACGGTGTTGAAGGCAACCCTGGCAGAGTTCCCTGCTCTTAATGGGCAGAGTGTTTCTTATGCCGTCCTTCAATTCCCATCCGGCACTACTAACCCACCGCACACTCATCCTCGCTCTGCTGAACTCCTTTTCCTTGTTGATGGTACCCTTGAAGTCGGTTTTGTTGACACGAAAAACAACCTCTTTACCCAGACTCTGCAAGCAGGTGATCTGTTTGTGTTTCCGAAGGGACTTGCCCACTTCCAGTACAATGCTGATTCACAAAACCCAGCTCTAGCAATTTCAGCCTTCGGAAGTGCAAATGCAGGAACAGTATCAATCCCCAGCACCTTGTTCACCACCGGCATTGACGACAATGTCTTGGCTATCTCCTTCAAGACAGATGTAGCCACCATTCAAAAGCTCAAGGCTGGTCTTGCTCCCAAACCGTAA